In a genomic window of Nitrospinota bacterium:
- a CDS encoding thioredoxin domain-containing protein yields MVPNNLINESSPYLLQHVNNPVEWFPWGQEALQKAKSDNKPIFLSIGYSACHWCHVMAHESFENEEIAKIMNEKFVNIKVDREERPDVDAVYMKALVELTGHGGWPLSMFLTPDQKPYLGGTYFPPFAKYNRPGFAQVLQQAHDLFAGEKNQLETRTQNILQKMQGRKGVAREVSHDQLIQEAVSILNDRYDEEFGGFGSGMKFPEPMHYTLLLRHWAQTGETLNILDKSLTAMAEGGLFDQLGGGFHRYSTDRKWLVPHFEKMLYDNGLLAKLFIDMFQATKQDIYKTTVIETFSWLLREMTSDEGAFYASQDADSEGKEGTWYTWELKEVMNLLGPKHAKVFAGAYGLVPRGHIDGRNVLHVKESVEKLSVSENVPIFEADHILRKGKETLFDAREKRPKPATDEKIITAWNGLMITALACGSSVLDDRSYLDSAIRCADFIWSKQWQSGKLLRIYKDGQSKISGCLDDYAFFLEGLIAIYEAGFDTRWLERAKELAEAMIDEFWDEKEGGFFLTGKSGEGLIVNLKNPADEALPSANAIAAQALLRLGRLTGEEAYISKTEGTLKAFKPLMERSPAGYTGLLSVASALSLPPVEVVFAGPRDHQSFDEMLHILHTDYRPNKVVIWKKDESTGALLPLAQDKNAEQGEPTVYLCQNNTCHAPVQTATALNKLLERPQEIRLNIFDEEKKNAQILEQEQANFMGVMGDIFQQIGIQKPPSGEGGGGQ; encoded by the coding sequence ATTGTGCCCAATAATCTAATTAACGAATCCAGTCCCTATTTACTTCAGCATGTCAATAATCCTGTTGAATGGTTTCCTTGGGGACAAGAAGCCTTGCAAAAGGCAAAATCAGACAATAAACCAATTTTCCTGAGCATAGGATATTCTGCCTGCCATTGGTGCCATGTAATGGCGCACGAGTCGTTTGAAAATGAAGAAATCGCAAAAATCATGAATGAGAAGTTTGTCAATATTAAGGTGGACCGGGAAGAGAGACCAGATGTTGACGCTGTCTATATGAAAGCATTGGTGGAATTGACGGGCCACGGTGGATGGCCACTCAGCATGTTTCTCACTCCAGACCAAAAGCCTTATTTAGGAGGCACCTATTTCCCTCCTTTTGCTAAATATAATCGCCCTGGGTTCGCTCAGGTTCTGCAACAGGCCCATGATTTATTCGCGGGTGAGAAAAATCAACTTGAAACCCGGACGCAAAATATTCTGCAAAAGATGCAGGGACGAAAAGGAGTGGCCCGAGAAGTGTCTCACGACCAGTTGATTCAAGAAGCTGTAAGCATTCTGAATGACAGATATGATGAGGAATTTGGAGGTTTTGGTTCAGGCATGAAGTTCCCGGAACCCATGCACTACACACTTTTGCTGAGACATTGGGCCCAGACAGGTGAAACACTGAATATTCTTGATAAGAGTTTGACTGCTATGGCAGAGGGTGGGTTGTTTGATCAGTTGGGCGGGGGTTTTCACCGTTATTCTACAGATCGTAAATGGCTGGTACCGCACTTTGAAAAAATGCTTTACGACAATGGCCTGTTGGCAAAACTTTTTATCGATATGTTTCAAGCTACCAAGCAGGATATATATAAAACCACTGTTATAGAAACCTTCTCTTGGCTCTTGCGTGAAATGACATCTGATGAAGGCGCGTTTTATGCCAGTCAGGATGCTGATTCAGAAGGTAAGGAGGGGACCTGGTATACCTGGGAGTTGAAGGAGGTCATGAATTTGCTGGGACCCAAACATGCCAAGGTTTTTGCAGGCGCTTATGGATTGGTCCCACGTGGCCACATTGATGGGCGAAATGTTTTACATGTTAAAGAGAGTGTTGAAAAGTTGTCGGTATCTGAAAACGTCCCAATTTTTGAAGCGGATCATATTTTAAGAAAAGGGAAAGAAACGCTTTTTGATGCTCGTGAAAAAAGACCAAAGCCTGCGACCGATGAAAAAATAATCACTGCCTGGAATGGCTTGATGATTACTGCTCTTGCCTGCGGATCTAGTGTTTTGGATGATCGGAGTTATTTGGATTCAGCTATCCGTTGTGCAGACTTTATCTGGTCAAAGCAATGGCAGTCTGGAAAACTATTACGTATTTACAAGGATGGTCAGAGCAAAATTAGCGGTTGTCTGGATGATTATGCTTTTTTCCTGGAGGGTTTGATAGCGATTTATGAGGCAGGATTCGACACCCGATGGCTCGAGCGGGCAAAGGAACTTGCCGAGGCCATGATTGACGAATTCTGGGACGAAAAGGAGGGAGGGTTTTTCCTCACCGGTAAATCGGGAGAAGGTTTGATCGTTAATCTGAAAAACCCTGCTGATGAAGCCTTGCCTTCTGCCAACGCAATAGCGGCTCAGGCATTATTAAGGCTGGGACGCCTGACAGGAGAAGAAGCTTATATAAGCAAAACAGAAGGCACCTTGAAGGCATTTAAGCCTTTGATGGAGAGAAGTCCGGCCGGATACACAGGCTTGTTATCGGTTGCGAGTGCCTTGAGTCTTCCACCCGTCGAGGTTGTCTTTGCTGGTCCCCGGGATCATCAATCATTTGATGAAATGTTGCATATTTTGCACACCGACTATCGTCCAAATAAAGTCGTAATTTGGAAGAAAGACGAATCAACGGGTGCTTTATTGCCATTGGCTCAAGACAAGAACGCAGAGCAAGGCGAGCCTACCGTTTATCTTTGCCAGAACAATACTTGCCATGCACCTGTGCAAACAGCAACTGCCCTTAATAAACTGCTCGAAAGACCGCAGGAAATTCGCTTGAATATTTTTGATGAAGAAAAAAAGAATGCCCAGATACTGGAACAGGAACAAGCCAACTTCATGGGCGTGATGGGTGATATCTTTCAACAGATTGGAATCCAAAAACCCCCCTCTGGCGAGGGAGGCGGTGGGCAATAG
- a CDS encoding VCBS repeat-containing protein translates to MPNYIINKQTFSYFQYMTWVALCCGVFLLSSCDLPQRPPDLFYKYDVIEVGHGPAHLLTTDLNLDGEPDLVSTNAKNNTLTLLYGKGDGSFRTGRTIKTGAEPTMSTVGDINKDGVPDIAVNARGQEMFLVFLGKGNGKFRKPLKTKTGKVPLNIILGDYNKDGFLDAAVTLTFSKMEVYFGTGDGRFKKGETYLTGSRSFSGVTEDFNEDGFLDIALATSSSSASSIRLFMGNGDGTFQKAKRLADKMVPLAVISSDMNDDGKNDLVFASGQGDNIYLLTSKGDGSFKEPLAFSGGGGPFALTTGHFNPDKLKDVAVANSRSSSFSMIVRNADGSFKFPTRDYVVEGGTPLAITSGDYNHSGMHDIAVSSNAKNIIEIYIQRRVFAK, encoded by the coding sequence ATGCCCAACTATATAATAAACAAGCAAACTTTTTCTTATTTCCAATATATGACGTGGGTTGCCCTGTGTTGTGGAGTCTTTCTCCTGTCATCCTGTGATCTGCCACAGCGTCCTCCAGACTTATTTTACAAGTATGATGTTATAGAGGTCGGCCATGGTCCGGCCCACTTATTGACCACTGACCTGAATTTGGATGGAGAGCCGGACCTGGTATCTACTAACGCCAAAAACAACACACTCACACTACTGTATGGAAAAGGAGATGGCAGTTTCCGAACGGGCCGAACAATAAAGACAGGAGCCGAACCCACAATGTCGACTGTGGGTGATATCAACAAAGATGGCGTGCCCGACATTGCGGTGAATGCAAGAGGCCAGGAAATGTTTTTAGTCTTTCTTGGTAAGGGAAACGGCAAGTTCAGAAAACCTTTGAAGACTAAAACCGGTAAAGTTCCATTAAATATCATTCTGGGGGATTACAATAAAGATGGTTTTTTGGATGCCGCCGTTACCCTGACCTTTTCGAAAATGGAAGTATATTTTGGCACTGGAGACGGTCGCTTCAAAAAAGGAGAAACATACCTCACTGGTTCCCGATCTTTTTCTGGAGTGACAGAAGATTTTAATGAAGACGGGTTTCTGGATATTGCCCTGGCGACCAGCAGTTCAAGCGCAAGTTCAATCAGGTTATTTATGGGAAATGGGGATGGAACTTTTCAAAAAGCTAAACGGCTGGCAGATAAAATGGTGCCCCTGGCTGTAATATCCAGCGACATGAATGATGATGGCAAAAACGATTTGGTATTTGCCTCGGGCCAGGGAGACAATATCTATTTGCTCACTTCAAAGGGTGACGGTAGTTTCAAGGAACCCCTGGCCTTTTCCGGAGGGGGCGGCCCTTTCGCCCTGACCACTGGTCATTTTAATCCTGACAAATTAAAAGATGTAGCAGTTGCCAATTCCCGCTCAAGCAGTTTTTCAATGATCGTCCGCAATGCTGATGGATCCTTCAAGTTCCCCACCCGTGATTATGTGGTTGAAGGCGGCACTCCTTTAGCGATCACCAGCGGCGACTACAACCATAGCGGCATGCATGATATTGCCGTCTCCAGCAACGCTAAAAATATTATTGAAATTTATATACAAAGAAGAGTGTTTGCCAAATAA